In the genome of Triticum urartu cultivar G1812 chromosome 5, Tu2.1, whole genome shotgun sequence, one region contains:
- the LOC125509533 gene encoding junctophilin-4-like: MDGIGGAGKLTRTPSSLLRSPTVRNCASFQAVLVEDPEPDDKKSQAPAQGKALHPHGLRPGGPPHPALILALPLALLLLLLLLRDDRHLLLLAAAATAALAAAAAAARLLRGRLRMRRSPQSGSVQWFIGDEDDRPHHARDTKGRAAAHGRVVREGVEFYSNGDCYEGEFHKGRCNGSGVYNFFGKGKYEGDWVDGKYDGYGIESWARGSRYRGQYRQGLRHGHGVYRFYSGDCYAGEWAGGQSHGIGAQTCSDGSSYVGEFKCGVKHGLGSYHFRNGDRYAGEYFGDKIHGFGVYRFANGHCYEGSWHEGKKQGFGMYTFRNGDKRSGEWDFGTLKSPLPPTDPSVERAVQAAQRAAENAFHLPRVDEQVHKVVMAANRAATAARVAAIKAVQNRMDGKFCDTYV, translated from the exons aTGGACGGCATAGGAGGCGCGGGCAAGCTCACGCGGACGCCCTCCTCGCTGCTGCGCTCCCCGACGGTGCGCAACTGCGCCTCCTTCCAGGCGGTGCTGGTGGAGGACCCGGAGCCCGACGACAAGAAGTCGCAGGCGCCGGCGCAGGGCAAGGCGCTGCACCCGCACGGCCTGCGCCCGGGCGGCCCGCCCCACCCGGCCCTCATCCTCGCGCTGCCGCTCGCGCTGCTCCTCCTGCTGCTCCTCCTCCGCGACGACCGCCACCtgctcctcctcgccgccgccgccaccgccgcgctcgccgcggcggccgccgccgcgcgcctcctccgcgGCCGCCTGCGGATGCGCCGCTCCCCGCAGTCCGGCTCCGTGCAGTGGTTCATCGGCGACGAGGACGACAGGCCGCACCACGCCCGGGACACCAAGGGCCGGGCCGCCGCGCACGGCCGCGTGGTGCGGGAGGGCGTCGAGTTCTACAGCAATGGGGACTGCTACGAGGGGGAGTTCCACAAGGGCCGCTGCAACGGCAGCGGCGTCTACAACTTCTTCGGCAAGGGCAAGTACGAGGGGGACTGGGTGGACGGCAAGTACGACGGCTACGGCATCGAGAGCTGGGCGCGCGGCAGCCGCTACCGCGGCCAGTACCGCCAGGGCCTCCGCCACGGCCACGGGGTCTACCGCTTCTACAGCGGCGACTGCTACGCCGGCGAGTGGGCCGGCGGCCAGAGCCACGGCATCGGCGCGCAGACCTGCTCCGACGGCAGCTCCTACGTAGGGGAGTTCAAGTGCGGCGTCAAGCACGGCCTCGGCAGCTACCATTTCCG AAATGGCGATCGCTACGCCGGGGAGTACTTTGGGGACAAGATCCATGGCTTCGGTGTCTACCGCTTTGCCAATGGCCATTGCTACGAAGGCTCCTGGCATGAAGGCAAGAAGCAGGGGTTCGGAATGTACACCTTTCGGAACGGCGACAAGCGATCCGGGGAGTGGGACTTCGGGACTCTCAAGAGCCCCCTGCCCCCAACAGATCCTTCAGTCGAGCGCGCCGTGCAG GCTGCGCAACGGGCCGCGGAGAACGCCTTCCACCTGCCGAGGGTCGACGAGCAGGTGCACAAGGTGGTCATGGCCGCGAACAGGGCAGCCacggcggcgcgggtggcggcgaTCAAGGCGGTCCAGAACAGGATGGACGGCAAATTCTGCGACACCTATGTGtga
- the LOC125509532 gene encoding probable N-succinyldiaminopimelate aminotransferase DapC → MNLAAPVSTSTSTAVPLHAHGLMPLNLASASSSSLRRSLFASLRKKISPMASAPASASAALSTAAPADNGAAKPAEQRPVQVAKRLEKFKTTIFTQMSMLAVKHGAINLGQGFPNFDGPDFVKEAAIEAIKAGKNQYARGYGVPELNSAVAERFLKDSGLQIDPDKEVTVTSGCTEAIAATILGLINPGDEVILFAPFYDSYEATLSMAGANVKAITLRPPDFAVPLEELKAAVSKNTRAIMINTPHNPTGKMFTREELEFIADLCKENDVLLFADEVYDKLAFEADHISMASIPGMYERTVTMNSLGKTFSLTGWKIGWAIAPPHLTWGVRQAHSFLTFATSTPMQSAAAAALRAPDSYFEELKRDYGAKKALLVDGLKAAGFIVYPSSGTYFVMVDHTPFGFDNDIEFCEYLIREVGVVAIPPSVFYLNPEDGKNLVRFTFCKDDGTLRAAVDRMKAKLRKK, encoded by the exons ATGAATCTGGCCGCCCCCgtctccacctccacctccacgGCCGTCCCTCTCCATGCCCATGGGCTCATGCCATTAAACctcgcctccgcctcctcctcctcgctccgTCGCTCCCTCTTCGCCTCCCTCCGGAAGAAGATCTCGCCGATGGCATCCGcccccgcctccgcctccgcggccctctccaccgccgcccccgccgaCAACGGCGCCGCCAAGCCCGCGGAGCAGCGGCCCGTGCAG GTGGCGAAGCGGTTGGAGAAGTTTAAAACAACAATTTTCACACAGATGAGCATGCTTGCAGTGAAGCATGGAGCAATAAACCTTGGTCAGGGCTTTCCCAATTTTGATGGCCCTGACTTTGTAAAAGAAGCTGCTATTGAGGCTATCAAGGCTGGGAAAAATCAGTATGCAAGAGGGTATGGTGTGCCTGAACTGAACTCAGCTGTTGCTGAAAGATTTCTCAAGGACAGTGGATTGCAGATCGATCCAGATAAGGAAGTTACTGTTACATCTGGGTGCACAGAAGCAATAGCTGCAACGATATTGGGTCTGATCAACCCTGGGGATGAAGTGATCTTGTTTGCTCCATTCTATGATTCTTATGAGGCTACACTGTCCATGGCTGGTGCGAATGTCAAAGCCATTACACTCCGCCCTCCGGACTTTGCAGTCCCTCTTGAAGAGCTAAAGGCCGCAGTCTCAAAGAACACCAGAGCAATAATGATCAACACACCTCACAACCCTACCGGGAAAATGTTTACAAGGGAGGAGCTTGAATTCATTGCTGATCTCTGCAAGGAAAATGACGTGTTGCTCTTTGCTGATGAGGTCTACGACAAGCTGGCGTTCGAGGCGGATCATATATCAATGGCTTCTATTCCCGGCATGTATGAGAGGACCGTCACCATGAACTCTCTGGGGAAGACGTTCTCCTTGACCGGATGGAAGATCGGCTGGGCGATAGCACCGCCGCACCTAACATGGGGCGTGAGGCAGGCGCACTCCTTCCTCACATTCGCCACCTCCACGCCGATGCAATCAGCAGCGGCGGCAGCCCTGAGAGCTCCCGACAGCTACTTTGAGGAGCTGAAGCGGGACTATGGCGCGAAGAAAGCACTCCTGGTCGACGGGCTCAAGGCCGCGGGCTTCATCGTCTACCCTTCGAGCGGGACCTACTTCGTGATGGTCGACCACACCCCGTTCGGGTTTGACAACGACATCGAGTTCTGCGAGTACCTGATCCGCGAGGTGGGCGTGGTGGCCATCCCGCCGAGCGTGTTCTACCTGAACCCCGAGGACGGGAAGAACCTGGTGAGGTTCACCTTCTGCAAGGACGACGGCACGCTGAGGGCCGCGGTGGACCGGATGAAGGCCAAGCTGAGGAAGAAATGA
- the LOC125509530 gene encoding uncharacterized protein LOC125509530 isoform X1 gives MCGNPSSRRPPPPAVPIPMAASPPPTKVVAGAEDGNSSSAIPKIQPTEAKVGEEKAAAMEATSWFGRFGQLYLALSSSAPRRSRQKPRGGRPPVQRRELLRRQSQDPPAARRKCLCEDILARPLWPVLLPRPPCTAHPHLTVKQKHLRETEDICAAAQLLYETEKVIDGSIILQLECSNAVQV, from the exons ATGTGCGGGAACCCTAgtagccgccgcccgccgccacccgCTGTGCCCATCCCCATGGCCGCTTCCCCTCCTCCGACGAAAGTGGTCGCCGGCGCTGAAGACGGGAACTCCTCCTCCGCCATCCCCAAGATCCAGCCGACGGAGGCCAAAGTCGGCGAAGAGAAGGCCGCCGCCATGGAAGCAACGTCATGGTTTGGCCGGTTTGGGCAGCTCTACTTGGCCCTCTCGTCATCCGCGCCTCGCCGGTCAAGACAGAAACCGAGAGGGGGAAGGCCACCGGTGCAGCGACGGGAACTCCTCCGCCGCCAGTCCCAAGACCCACCCGCCGCACGCCGGAAGTGCCTGTGTGAAGACATCCTGGCCAGGCCGCTTTGGCCAGTACTACTACCCCGTCCTCCTTGCACTGCTCATCCGCATCTTACCG TGAAACAAAAGCACTTGAGGGAGACTGAAGATATATGTGCAGCTGCGCAGCTACTTTATGAGACAGAGAAGGTAATCGATGGAAGTATTATCTTGCAATTGGAATGTAGTAATGCAGTCCAAGTATAG
- the LOC125509530 gene encoding uncharacterized protein LOC125509530 isoform X2 produces MCGNPSSRRPPPPAVPIPMAASPPPTKVVAGAEDGNSSSAIPKIQPTEAKVGEEKAAAMEATSWFGRFGQLYLALSSSAPRRSRQKPRGGRPPVQRRELLRRQSQDPPAARRKCLCEDILARPLWPVLLPRPPCTAHPHLTVKQKHLRETEDICAAAQLLYETEKTNSMERLEIICCMFIKR; encoded by the exons ATGTGCGGGAACCCTAgtagccgccgcccgccgccacccgCTGTGCCCATCCCCATGGCCGCTTCCCCTCCTCCGACGAAAGTGGTCGCCGGCGCTGAAGACGGGAACTCCTCCTCCGCCATCCCCAAGATCCAGCCGACGGAGGCCAAAGTCGGCGAAGAGAAGGCCGCCGCCATGGAAGCAACGTCATGGTTTGGCCGGTTTGGGCAGCTCTACTTGGCCCTCTCGTCATCCGCGCCTCGCCGGTCAAGACAGAAACCGAGAGGGGGAAGGCCACCGGTGCAGCGACGGGAACTCCTCCGCCGCCAGTCCCAAGACCCACCCGCCGCACGCCGGAAGTGCCTGTGTGAAGACATCCTGGCCAGGCCGCTTTGGCCAGTACTACTACCCCGTCCTCCTTGCACTGCTCATCCGCATCTTACCG TGAAACAAAAGCACTTGAGGGAGACTGAAGATATATGTGCAGCTGCGCAGCTACTTTATGAGACAGAGAAG ACCAACAGTATGGAGAGGCTGGAGATTATTTGTTGTATGTTCATCAAAAGATGA
- the LOC125509531 gene encoding protease 2-like, which produces MRRHLDLLPRLLLLRRHVHRRARPGASPPPPPPPNPPRPPQKPEPVTIHGETWHDSYAWMGSLSDAAAMRHMDVHMEAEEKYAEACLAAAAADRLARKLQLEMASRLASDACTPPARWGPWLYYRRADEGKQYPVLCRRSAALHGEFVSYSDPSAGFDFTAGKRIEQKLVDYNKEAERFGGYSYEELSEVSPDHRFIAYTMYDKDKDSFTLMVRDLVTGTLCDKPRADRVSNISWAMDGKALVYIVTNEDRRPYRLFCSIIGSNKDDILILEEPDENIYLNIRHTKDFRFITLNVFSDTHSKVYLIRASDPLSRMTLVWEGESQVHCIVEHHHGRLYLFTDAAREGVCVNSHYLMQCDVESPGPKSWKNVFLEEPGIILEDVDFCNTHMVLILRQGRKLRLCSVNLPLPEKIQVPAHLSDFHPLDLPLPDHVCQILSGPNYDYCSSTMRFTISSPVMPDAVVDYNLLNGKWQIVQQQNMLHERTKVLYGNAFASSAGKLSSDGADLSSEDLGDCDWNELSEYYACEYYDVPSKDGVLVPLTLVYSRKHKQEGNPGLLHGHGAYGEILDKRWRSELKSLLDRGWVIAYADVRGGGGYGKEWHRDGARTKKMNSIYDFVSCGEFLLEKGIIQENKLAGWGYSAGGLLVASAINTRPDLFRAAVLKVPFLDVCNTLLHPILPLTAIDYEEFGFPVDHEEFLSIKKYSPYDNIQKDVPYPAVFVTSSFNTRFGVWEAAKWVAKVRELTQYDPERPVILNLTTDVVEESKYLETKELATETAFLIKMVNNT; this is translated from the exons ATGCGCCGTCACCTCGACCTGCTcccccgcctcctcctcctaCGCCGCCACGTCCACCGCCGCGCCAGGCCCGgggcctcgccgccgccgcccccgccgcccaaCCCGCCGCGCCCGCCGCAGAAGCCCGAGCCCGTCACCATCCACGGGGAGACGTGGCACGACAGCTACGCCTGGATGGGCTCGCTCTCCGACGCCGCCGCCATGCGCCACATGGACGTCCACATGGAGGCGGAGGAGAAGTACGCCGAGGcctgcctcgccgccgccgccgccgaccgcctcGCCCGCAAGCTCCAGCTCGAGATGGCCTCCCGCCTCGCCTCCGACGCCTGCACGCCGCCCGCCCGCTGGGGCCCCTGGCTCTACTACCGCCGCGCGGACGAGGGCAAGCAGTACCCCGTGCTCtgccgccgctccgccgccctCCATGGGGAGTTCGTCTCCTACAGCGACCCCTCCGCGGGGTTCGACTTCACCGCTGGGAAGCGCATCGAACAGAAATTGGTGGATTACAACAAGGAGGCCGAGCGATTTGGAG GATACTCATATGAGGAGCTATCTGAAGTTTCTCCAGATCACCGCTTCATTGCGTACACCATGTATGACAAAGATAAGGATTCTTTCACTTTAATGGTCAGGGATCTGGTGACGGGCACACTATGCGATAAACCTCGTGCTGATCGGGTCTCAAATATTTCATGGGCTATGGACGGGAAAGCACTAGTTTATATTGTTACAAATGAGGACAGAAGGCCATATAG GCTGTTTTGCAGCATTATTGGATCAAACAAGGATGATATTCTTATATTGGAAGAACCTGATGAGAATATTTATTTGAATATCAGACATACCAAGGATTTTCGGTTTATAACGTTAAATGTCTTTTCTGACACACACTCAAAG GTATATTTAATAAGGGCTTCTGACCCCTTGTCCAGAATGACACTGGTATGGGAAGGTGAATCCCAAGTTCATTGCATTGTGGAGCATCATCATGGACGCCTGTATTTATTCACCGATGCTGCAAGAGAAGGTGTCTGTGTTAATTCACATTACCTAATGCAGTGTGATGTGGAATCTCCTGGGCCAAAGAGTTGGAAG AATGTCTTCCTTGAGGAACCAGGTATTATTCTTGAAGATGTTGACTTTTGCAATACTCATATGGTGCTTATTCTGAGACAAGGCAGAAAACTCAGACTTTGTTCAGTTAATCTGCCTCTACCTGAAAAAATCCAA GTACCTGCTCATCTATCAGATTTTCACCCACTTGACTTGCCTCTTCCCGATCATGTGTGTCAGATATTATCTGGCCCAAATTATGATTACTGTTCCTCAACAATGCGTTTCACAATATCATCACCTGTG ATGCCAGATGCAGTTGTTGATTACAACTTACTAAATGGAAAGTGGCAAATAGTGCAACAGCAAAACATGCTTCATGAGAGAACAAAGGTACTGTATGGGAATGCTTTTGCTTCTAGTGCGGGCAAGCTGTCTTCAGATGGAGCTGATTTGTCAAGTGAAGATTTGGGAGATTGTGACTGGAATGAGCTCTCTGAATACTATGCATGTGAGTACTATGATGTTCCATCGAAAGACGGAGTTTTGGTTCCACTCACCTTGGTATATTCAAGAAAGCACAAGCAAGAGGGGAATCCAGGATTGCTTCATGGGCATGGTGCCTATGGTGAGATTCTGGATAAGCGTTGGCGTAGTGAGTTAAAGAGCCTACTCGATCGTGGTTGGGTGATTGCATATGCTGATGTTAG GGGCGGTGGAGGTTATGGCAAGGAGTGGCACCGGGATGGTGCACGTACCAAAAAGATGAATTCTATATATGATTTTGTCTCTTGTGGTGAATTTCTTCTTGAAAAAGGTATCATACAAGAAAATAAGCTTGCTGGATGGGGATACAGTGCTGGAGGACTTCTGGTGGCTTCGGCAATCAATACTCGTCCAGATTTGTTCCGTGCCGCTGTTTTAAAG GTCCCTTTCTTGGATGTTTGCAACACTCTGCTCCATCCTATTCTACCTCTTACAGCCATTGATTATGAAGAGTTTGGGTTTCCTGTAGACCATGAAGAATTCCTTTCAATCAAGAAGTATTCTCCCTATGATAATATCCAGAAGGATGTCCCTTACCCAGCTGTGTTTGTGACATCATCATTTAATACAAG GTTTGGTGTATGGGAAGCAGCTAAATGGGTTGCAAAAGTCCGTGAACTTACTCAATATGATCCAGAGCGGCCTGTAATTCTTAACTTGACAACAGATGTTGTGGAAGAAAGCAAGTATTTGGAAACCAAGGAATTAGCAACGGAGACTGCTTTCCTAATTAAAATGGTGAACAATACCTGA